In Pseudomonas fluorescens NCIMB 11764, a single window of DNA contains:
- the fos gene encoding fosfomycin resistance glutathione transferase: protein MLSGLNHLTLAVTDLNRSVAFYHDLLQLQLEATWDSGAYLSLPGLWLCLSLDPLRNAGPAADYTHYAFNISTPDFPPFVERLRAANVREWRDNRSEGASFYFLDPEGHKLEAHVGDLASRLAACRQRPYAGMKFFDDQSVDSQGPDIDLRPFTK from the coding sequence ATGTTATCTGGCCTCAACCACCTGACCCTCGCCGTCACCGACCTGAACCGCAGCGTGGCGTTCTATCACGACCTCCTGCAACTTCAGCTCGAAGCCACTTGGGATAGCGGCGCCTACCTCTCGCTGCCCGGCCTTTGGCTATGCCTTTCCCTCGACCCCCTGCGCAACGCCGGGCCCGCCGCCGATTACACCCACTACGCCTTCAACATCAGCACACCCGACTTCCCGCCCTTCGTCGAGCGCCTGCGAGCGGCCAATGTCCGGGAATGGCGCGACAACCGCAGCGAAGGCGCGTCGTTCTACTTCCTCGACCCGGAGGGTCACAAGCTTGAAGCCCATGTCGGCGATCTGGCCTCACGACTGGCAGCTTGCCGGCAGCGTCCCTATGCGGGAATGAAGTTCTTTGACGATCAGTCAGTCGATTCGCAAGGACCTGATATAGACTTGCGGCCATTCACCAAATAG
- a CDS encoding LysE family translocator has protein sequence MTPSLLMAVLASGFIYGITPGPGVLAVFGIGAARGRRAGAGFLCGHLLGDVIWCSTALIAIVGAREIGSTAFDVLGVLSGLYLFWLGLRAVRAKRSGAETPQGPARQPFWHGILFGLTNPKAYPVAVATFTALLSSRAELLHWSMLPWLIVLSFVGGLIAYAILIGIVGARQVRSLYQRHELAITRLCGVMFIGFAINALAHALPGLMPNKA, from the coding sequence ATGACCCCATCGCTGCTAATGGCCGTTCTCGCCTCGGGCTTCATTTACGGAATCACACCGGGGCCGGGGGTGTTGGCGGTGTTCGGCATCGGCGCGGCGCGTGGGCGGCGGGCAGGGGCGGGTTTTTTGTGCGGGCATTTGCTCGGGGACGTGATCTGGTGCAGCACTGCGCTGATCGCGATAGTCGGGGCACGGGAAATCGGCAGTACGGCGTTTGACGTGCTGGGTGTGCTCAGCGGGTTGTATCTGTTCTGGCTCGGTTTACGCGCGGTACGGGCCAAACGCAGCGGCGCTGAAACGCCGCAGGGCCCGGCGCGGCAACCGTTCTGGCACGGCATTCTGTTCGGTCTGACCAATCCGAAGGCGTATCCGGTGGCGGTGGCGACCTTTACGGCGTTACTGTCCAGCCGTGCGGAGTTGCTGCATTGGTCGATGCTGCCCTGGCTGATCGTTCTGAGCTTCGTCGGTGGTCTGATCGCCTACGCTATCCTCATTGGCATCGTTGGTGCGCGGCAGGTGCGCAGCCTGTATCAACGCCATGAACTGGCGATCACCCGCCTGTGCGGGGTGATGTTTATCGGTTTTGCCATCAACGCCCTGGCGCATGCCTTGCCGGGGCTGATGCCGAACAAGGCTTGA
- a CDS encoding sensor domain-containing protein — MASRNSAPLASYIDLLLDAVCAVDKQGRFVFVSAACERIFGYTPEELVGLPMIDMVHPADRQRTLDAAREIMGGDPKLNFENRYLRKDGRVVHILWSARWSEVDQLRIAVARDITERKQAESRQAALYAISEAAHAAEDLLALFKRIHLIIGEWLPALNFSVALYDEHCAQLNFPYHVDDNEQQPEQPGTVTGRLCAEVIRSGQPILLTPDQDDAPAGFELLVAGQHSPCWLGVPLNSQNGTIGALIVKSVAGGERYTEQDKELLQFVCAQVATAIERKQLHARLQRMAQYDQLTQLPNRELLRDRLKASLTLAKLECGRMALLYVDLDRFKEVNDTHGHAVGDMLLQAVANRLKGCVRETDTVARIGGDEFVVLLHSIQAAEDADGVAGKIRQILAQPLRLDGHNLNIQPSIGVAHYPEHGSEEKQLFRHADEAMYSAKRQNHLKYRA, encoded by the coding sequence ATGGCATCCAGGAATTCCGCGCCGCTGGCGAGTTACATCGATCTACTGCTGGACGCCGTTTGCGCGGTTGATAAACAAGGTCGCTTTGTTTTTGTCAGCGCAGCCTGCGAACGCATTTTCGGTTACACGCCTGAAGAGCTGGTCGGCCTGCCAATGATCGATATGGTGCATCCCGCCGATCGCCAGCGCACCCTCGACGCTGCGCGGGAAATCATGGGCGGTGACCCCAAACTCAACTTCGAAAACCGCTACTTGCGCAAAGATGGCCGCGTGGTACACATCCTGTGGTCTGCGCGCTGGTCGGAAGTCGATCAACTGCGCATCGCCGTGGCCCGCGACATCACCGAGCGCAAGCAGGCCGAGTCCCGGCAAGCGGCGTTGTATGCGATCTCCGAAGCGGCCCACGCGGCAGAAGATTTGCTGGCGTTGTTCAAACGCATCCACTTGATCATCGGTGAATGGCTGCCGGCGCTGAATTTTTCCGTCGCGCTGTATGACGAGCACTGCGCGCAGCTCAATTTCCCTTACCACGTCGATGACAATGAACAGCAACCCGAGCAGCCCGGAACCGTCACCGGACGGCTGTGTGCCGAGGTGATCCGAAGCGGCCAGCCGATTCTGCTGACCCCGGACCAGGACGACGCCCCGGCAGGATTCGAGCTACTGGTCGCCGGCCAGCACTCGCCCTGCTGGCTGGGCGTGCCGTTGAACTCGCAGAACGGCACCATCGGCGCGCTGATCGTAAAAAGCGTGGCGGGCGGCGAGCGCTACACCGAGCAAGACAAGGAACTGCTGCAGTTTGTGTGCGCCCAGGTCGCGACTGCCATCGAGCGCAAGCAATTACATGCCCGGCTGCAGCGCATGGCCCAGTACGATCAACTGACCCAACTGCCCAATCGCGAGTTGCTCCGTGACCGGCTGAAAGCCTCGCTGACACTGGCCAAGTTGGAGTGCGGGCGCATGGCGCTGCTGTACGTCGATCTCGACCGCTTCAAGGAAGTCAACGACACCCACGGCCATGCCGTCGGCGACATGCTGCTGCAAGCGGTCGCCAATCGTCTGAAAGGCTGCGTGCGGGAAACCGACACCGTAGCGCGCATCGGCGGTGATGAGTTTGTGGTGTTGTTGCACAGCATTCAGGCTGCGGAAGACGCTGACGGCGTTGCCGGAAAAATCCGTCAGATCCTGGCTCAGCCGCTGCGGCTGGATGGCCACAACCTGAACATCCAGCCGAGCATCGGCGTTGCGCATTACCCCGAACACGGTTCGGAAGAAAAGCAATTGTTTCGCCATGCCGACGAGGCCATGTACAGCGCCAAACGCCAGAATCACCTGAAGTACAGGGCTTGA
- a CDS encoding KGG domain-containing protein: MPNSRNSNSGNFANDRTKASEAGRKGGKTTTTTVDKEPAKPDMGRKGGQKSK; the protein is encoded by the coding sequence ATGCCTAACTCAAGAAACTCGAACTCGGGAAATTTCGCCAACGATCGAACGAAGGCGTCTGAAGCCGGTCGCAAAGGAGGGAAGACCACCACCACGACTGTCGATAAAGAGCCTGCGAAACCCGATATGGGCCGCAAAGGCGGCCAGAAATCCAAGTAG
- a CDS encoding DUF4142 domain-containing protein, translating to MSRMATRLRNASIATLLGLCASTAFAQSPAEFINDASAKGMADIEASRLAHQKSESKEVKDYTIVVINDRTTANQHLAKIAKQLDLPVAPREEVVDKAKALMPEVQDGASFDQAYAASQVKTTQEAIEQLQQTAQTTDVPEIKAFAEETLPKLQNHLQMARALQAGR from the coding sequence ATGAGCCGGATGGCCACCCGATTACGCAATGCCAGTATTGCCACGTTACTGGGCCTGTGCGCCAGCACTGCCTTTGCCCAGTCCCCCGCCGAATTCATCAACGATGCCTCGGCCAAAGGCATGGCCGATATCGAGGCCAGTCGCCTGGCGCACCAGAAGTCCGAGTCCAAAGAGGTCAAGGATTACACCATCGTCGTCATCAACGACCGCACTACAGCCAACCAGCACCTGGCGAAAATCGCCAAGCAACTGGATCTGCCGGTGGCCCCACGGGAAGAGGTCGTCGACAAGGCCAAAGCCTTGATGCCGGAAGTTCAGGACGGCGCATCGTTTGATCAGGCGTACGCCGCCAGTCAGGTGAAGACCACGCAGGAAGCCATCGAGCAATTGCAGCAGACTGCGCAGACCACCGATGTGCCGGAAATCAAAGCCTTCGCCGAAGAGACCCTGCCCAAGCTGCAGAACCATCTGCAAATGGCCAGGGCGCTGCAAGCGGGTCGATGA
- a CDS encoding low affinity iron permease family protein: MKFAKISQKLALWAGSPKTFMGALILIGLWGLSGPIFDYNDTWQLIINTSTTIITFLMVFLIQNTQNRDTDILHLKIDELLRVNKEAQNAMLGLELLDLKQLEALRRHYRAMGENEVHGLAGLATEGKHKQNLNDC, encoded by the coding sequence ATGAAATTCGCAAAAATCTCGCAGAAACTCGCCTTGTGGGCCGGCAGTCCCAAGACGTTCATGGGGGCGTTGATTCTCATCGGTCTGTGGGGGTTGAGCGGGCCGATTTTTGATTACAACGACACCTGGCAACTGATCATCAACACCTCGACCACGATTATTACGTTCCTGATGGTGTTCCTGATCCAGAACACGCAGAACCGCGATACCGACATTCTGCATTTGAAAATCGATGAGTTGTTACGGGTGAACAAGGAAGCGCAGAACGCGATGCTCGGGTTGGAGTTACTCGACCTGAAGCAACTGGAAGCGCTGCGTAGACACTACCGTGCCATGGGCGAAAACGAAGTGCATGGCCTGGCGGGGCTGGCAACCGAGGGCAAGCACAAACAGAACCTGAACGACTGCTGA
- a CDS encoding AidA/PixA family protein has protein sequence MTSEPIKSPSSSVATANNVLLVVDAESLLLRYPQPSLEADNPTSISHGFVFAINGSPKPQSTINDSSITLITDKSATFHIRGRTVSLLAEHSVVFYDMSVGDAGVLSAPELVVQGDLAVPAPDPENPSEPGTHRADDHYWRCRKLAAGVEACELRFMLIDKNCEALGYFSWVVEMKLTE, from the coding sequence ATGACTTCCGAACCGATCAAATCGCCTTCATCCAGCGTCGCGACCGCCAACAATGTGTTGCTGGTTGTCGATGCCGAATCACTGCTTTTACGTTATCCGCAGCCCAGTCTGGAGGCGGACAATCCAACGTCCATTTCTCACGGATTTGTTTTCGCCATCAACGGATCGCCAAAGCCACAAAGTACGATAAATGACAGCTCAATTACCTTGATCACCGACAAATCCGCGACCTTCCATATCCGTGGCAGAACCGTCAGCCTGCTCGCCGAGCACAGCGTGGTGTTTTACGACATGTCCGTTGGCGATGCCGGCGTCCTTTCTGCGCCTGAACTGGTGGTGCAAGGCGACCTGGCAGTGCCTGCACCCGATCCTGAAAATCCGTCTGAACCGGGTACTCACCGGGCCGATGACCATTACTGGAGGTGCAGAAAACTCGCCGCCGGTGTTGAGGCGTGTGAGCTGAGATTCATGCTGATTGATAAAAACTGTGAAGCGCTGGGTTACTTCAGTTGGGTAGTTGAAATGAAGCTGACGGAGTAG
- a CDS encoding inclusion body family protein — translation MSRVTDVLVSIDTETILKNYPNISKNPASPTLIDVNHVYMVTNQNNVVSGQAGGELNLKAQVGDLIRWRETSLSQSFETAVIFYKFIGNVGNDLISTPTPRKATACVAVPNTSNPSVPSCQKVDNHYWSSETLSCGSVTYHFHFLIVDRDCKIVGCCSWDPFITIRN, via the coding sequence ATGTCTCGAGTCACGGACGTGCTGGTTTCCATCGACACCGAAACCATTCTGAAAAACTACCCGAACATCAGCAAAAACCCGGCTTCGCCGACGCTGATCGACGTCAATCACGTGTACATGGTGACCAACCAGAACAACGTGGTGAGCGGCCAGGCCGGTGGCGAACTCAACTTGAAAGCCCAGGTGGGCGACCTGATTCGCTGGCGTGAAACCAGCCTGTCGCAGAGTTTCGAAACCGCCGTGATTTTCTACAAGTTCATCGGCAATGTCGGCAACGACTTGATCTCCACACCCACGCCGCGCAAGGCTACCGCTTGCGTGGCCGTGCCCAACACCAGCAATCCGTCGGTGCCCAGCTGCCAGAAAGTCGATAACCATTACTGGTCTTCGGAAACCCTGTCCTGCGGCAGCGTGACGTATCATTTCCACTTCCTGATCGTGGACCGCGATTGCAAGATCGTCGGCTGCTGCTCGTGGGACCCGTTCATTACTATCCGTAACTGA
- the tam gene encoding trans-aconitate 2-methyltransferase produces the protein MSWSAKQYVAFEDERTRPARDLLAAIPPVDARSAIDIGCGPGNSTELLVERFTNATVRGVDSSTDMIEAARKRLPQLQFDTVDIGTWNESGPFDVIFANAVLQWLPDHATLLPSLAARLTQGGSLAIQMPDNLNEASHRLMREVAADGPWASKLADAAGQRTEMASASDYYSMLRPHCARVDVWRTTYHHPLAGGASGVVEWFKGSGLRPFLEPLDDAEKAQYLKQYHAAIEQAYPALSDGSVLLPFPRLFIVATR, from the coding sequence ATGAGTTGGTCCGCCAAGCAATACGTCGCTTTTGAAGATGAACGCACCCGCCCTGCACGCGACCTGCTTGCGGCGATCCCGCCTGTGGACGCACGCTCGGCCATCGACATCGGTTGCGGCCCCGGCAACTCGACCGAATTGCTGGTGGAGCGCTTCACGAACGCCACAGTGCGAGGCGTTGACAGTTCGACCGACATGATCGAAGCCGCCCGCAAGCGTTTGCCGCAATTGCAGTTCGATACCGTGGATATTGGCACCTGGAATGAGAGCGGCCCGTTCGACGTGATCTTCGCCAACGCGGTGCTGCAGTGGCTGCCCGATCACGCGACGTTGCTGCCTTCGCTGGCCGCCCGACTGACCCAGGGCGGCAGCCTGGCCATTCAGATGCCCGACAACCTCAACGAAGCGTCCCATCGCCTGATGCGCGAAGTGGCTGCCGATGGCCCGTGGGCCAGCAAGCTGGCGGACGCCGCCGGGCAACGCACGGAAATGGCCAGTGCCAGCGATTACTACTCGATGCTGCGACCGCACTGCGCGCGCGTCGATGTATGGCGCACCACCTACCATCATCCGCTGGCGGGCGGGGCGTCCGGCGTGGTCGAGTGGTTCAAGGGCAGTGGTTTGCGGCCGTTTCTCGAACCGCTGGATGATGCGGAAAAGGCGCAATACCTCAAGCAATATCACGCCGCGATCGAGCAGGCGTATCCGGCCCTGAGTGATGGTTCGGTGCTGCTGCCGTTCCCGCGATTGTTCATCGTCGCGACCCGCTGA
- a CDS encoding type II toxin-antitoxin system HicB family antitoxin, whose protein sequence is MLYPIAISMGDNEHAWGVEVPDIPGCFSAGEDLDDAMAMAREAIEGHFEILAEDGSPIPPANKVTLHAANPQYAGCTWAVVDIDVTKYLGKAQKLNITLPGYLLNRIDEYVLHHPEEKSRSGFLASAALKVLQQS, encoded by the coding sequence ATGCTTTACCCGATTGCGATTTCAATGGGCGATAACGAACACGCTTGGGGCGTGGAGGTACCGGATATTCCAGGGTGTTTCTCCGCAGGTGAGGATCTGGATGATGCGATGGCCATGGCTCGTGAAGCCATTGAGGGCCATTTCGAAATTCTTGCCGAAGACGGTTCACCGATTCCACCTGCGAATAAAGTGACCCTGCATGCGGCGAATCCGCAGTACGCCGGTTGTACATGGGCGGTGGTGGACATCGATGTTACCAAGTACCTGGGCAAAGCCCAGAAGCTGAACATCACCCTGCCGGGGTACCTGCTCAACCGCATTGACGAATACGTATTGCATCACCCGGAAGAGAAAAGCCGTTCAGGTTTTCTGGCATCGGCAGCACTGAAGGTGTTGCAGCAGAGCTGA
- a CDS encoding type II toxin-antitoxin system HicA family toxin has protein sequence MNSRFLISQIVADGWYLVRIKGSHHHFKHPTKPGLVTVPHPKKDLLKKTALSILQQALL, from the coding sequence GTGAATAGCCGATTTTTGATAAGCCAAATTGTTGCGGATGGCTGGTATCTGGTGCGTATCAAGGGCAGTCATCATCACTTCAAGCACCCGACCAAACCGGGGCTGGTGACAGTTCCTCATCCGAAAAAGGACCTGCTCAAAAAAACCGCCTTGAGTATTTTGCAACAGGCGCTGCTCTGA
- a CDS encoding tyrosine-type recombinase/integrase, giving the protein MLTEKQIQALKPRERDYVMSDGRTAKGEGVLVLKVRPSGTKEFYFQRHVAGKKKMAKLGTWPEMKLTIARDRCREEKGVQASPGTFQDLLDLYVKKLETEEAASAGDVKWSLKHYVSDPFPDLVSKPASLIGPVQIRNVIVKMIDAGITTYCNRVRSQLHAAFQVGLEQEYNPRSYLTVQVRFGLISNPVASVPVQDDWEQPGDRALSTEELATLWQLLPEHLSLVTSELLKFLISSGGQRPEQVLATERRHYLNDHLIIRNRKGKSGGKGIEGERSLHVVPFNKLMRQSLKVMDEISESSAYPFVGKADGKSLHTQSLSRAVTKLYGRHTKKFNGPFTLRDIRRTCKTLMGVAGLDKQMKDRIQGHAFGDVGSKHYDRYTYFKEKKAGLQRWSLWLLKNVVKNAADHASE; this is encoded by the coding sequence ATGCTCACGGAAAAGCAGATTCAAGCGCTGAAGCCTCGCGAAAGGGACTACGTCATGTCCGACGGCCGCACGGCCAAAGGCGAAGGGGTGCTCGTTCTCAAGGTCCGCCCCAGCGGGACGAAGGAGTTTTATTTTCAGCGGCATGTCGCTGGTAAAAAGAAGATGGCCAAGCTCGGTACATGGCCGGAGATGAAACTCACGATCGCCCGGGACAGGTGCCGAGAGGAAAAGGGGGTGCAAGCTTCACCAGGTACATTTCAGGATCTGCTCGATCTGTATGTGAAGAAGCTCGAAACCGAGGAAGCTGCATCGGCTGGTGATGTTAAGTGGTCGCTAAAGCATTACGTGAGCGATCCATTCCCCGACCTGGTCAGCAAACCCGCCTCGCTCATCGGCCCGGTCCAAATCCGCAACGTCATCGTGAAAATGATCGATGCCGGCATCACCACTTATTGCAACCGCGTCCGATCTCAACTGCATGCAGCGTTTCAGGTAGGGCTGGAGCAGGAGTACAACCCTCGCAGTTACCTGACCGTTCAAGTGCGATTCGGCCTGATCAGTAACCCGGTGGCCAGCGTGCCGGTCCAGGACGACTGGGAGCAACCTGGTGATCGGGCTCTTTCAACGGAGGAACTGGCGACACTCTGGCAGCTGCTACCTGAGCATTTGAGTCTGGTGACGTCCGAGCTGCTGAAATTTCTTATCTCCTCCGGTGGCCAGCGACCGGAGCAGGTTCTGGCAACCGAGCGGCGCCACTATCTGAACGATCATTTGATAATCCGTAACAGAAAGGGAAAGAGCGGGGGCAAGGGTATTGAGGGGGAGCGGTCACTACACGTCGTCCCGTTCAACAAGCTGATGCGCCAAAGCCTGAAAGTGATGGACGAAATCAGTGAGTCCAGCGCTTATCCCTTTGTAGGCAAGGCCGACGGCAAGTCCCTACACACGCAGTCGCTGTCCCGAGCAGTGACTAAGCTTTATGGCCGACATACGAAGAAATTCAACGGACCTTTCACACTGCGAGACATTCGCCGGACGTGCAAAACGTTGATGGGCGTAGCGGGGCTCGATAAGCAAATGAAGGACCGAATTCAAGGGCATGCGTTCGGCGATGTAGGATCGAAACATTATGACCGATACACGTATTTCAAAGAAAAGAAGGCAGGTCTGCAGCGTTGGTCACTATGGTTACTGAAAAACGTAGTGAAAAATGCTGCAGATCATGCTTCGGAATAG
- a CDS encoding HNH endonuclease has translation MQELRIFFMTSNDGFEIGLHPITDESADLFNSLMQCFGEVVDGVLNIKAEQQASKDIKSKIQAFTDNFAPRFPHLNKLNKKISDLKEDEYFLVLRGLPQDTKIKHQLEVYLNFINEKKGQEFTADDFQAELEQSGDFLSDLLHNYNIDQPRTDRKTIIGNKKKSDRICRFCGKGLKDGVTFSKVAHAISEGLGNKNIILADECDSCNEYFGNEIEPQLITHLDIYRAFLGIKGKNGLPTITYKNAIITHQDDVPTLITQDIEKISDEEFIVTLHTKNKFNPLKLYKALVKISLSTINSNSIHDFKTTFEWLTSPDITPVELPKIARSVIHSGFSKHPEITNYIRKSDDQTLPHLFSEFRIGSFVYVFIVPFSEKDNLKFVAPNEFEAFWNRLEHYAAVKNWRFDRIDSASDITITEKIHIKKSTK, from the coding sequence ATGCAAGAATTAAGAATATTTTTCATGACATCTAACGATGGCTTTGAAATTGGCCTGCATCCTATCACTGATGAAAGTGCAGACTTATTCAACAGCCTAATGCAGTGTTTTGGAGAAGTAGTTGATGGCGTTCTCAATATAAAAGCTGAGCAGCAAGCAAGCAAAGATATCAAGTCAAAGATACAAGCATTTACAGATAATTTTGCGCCTCGCTTCCCACACCTTAACAAACTGAATAAAAAAATTTCAGACCTAAAAGAAGATGAATATTTTCTGGTCCTAAGAGGGCTACCACAGGACACAAAAATAAAACACCAACTTGAAGTTTATCTCAACTTCATTAATGAGAAAAAAGGACAGGAGTTCACTGCAGATGACTTCCAAGCTGAATTAGAACAATCTGGAGATTTCCTCTCCGACCTTTTGCATAACTACAATATAGACCAACCAAGAACAGATCGAAAAACCATTATAGGCAACAAAAAAAAATCTGACAGGATATGCAGGTTCTGCGGTAAGGGACTCAAAGACGGAGTAACCTTTAGCAAGGTAGCACACGCAATTTCTGAAGGTCTCGGAAATAAAAATATTATTCTTGCTGATGAGTGCGACTCATGCAACGAGTACTTCGGCAATGAGATTGAACCACAGCTAATCACACACTTAGATATTTATCGCGCTTTCTTGGGAATAAAGGGTAAAAACGGACTTCCAACTATCACTTACAAAAATGCTATAATCACTCACCAAGACGATGTACCGACCTTAATCACTCAAGACATAGAAAAAATAAGCGATGAGGAATTTATAGTCACGCTACACACTAAAAACAAATTCAATCCATTAAAGCTTTATAAGGCTTTAGTAAAAATATCCCTATCGACTATTAATTCAAACTCAATTCACGATTTCAAGACAACATTTGAATGGCTTACTAGCCCAGATATCACCCCTGTAGAACTGCCAAAAATAGCCAGAAGTGTCATTCACTCAGGTTTCTCGAAGCACCCAGAGATAACCAACTACATTCGAAAAAGCGATGACCAGACCTTACCACATCTATTTTCAGAATTTAGAATTGGTAGCTTCGTGTACGTTTTCATAGTTCCTTTCTCCGAAAAGGACAACTTAAAGTTTGTAGCTCCTAACGAATTCGAAGCTTTCTGGAACCGGCTAGAACACTATGCAGCAGTAAAAAACTGGCGATTCGACCGAATCGACAGTGCATCAGACATTACGATCACTGAAAAAATCCATATTAAAAAATCAACAAAATAA
- a CDS encoding helix-turn-helix transcriptional regulator, which produces MTTLSKLDRFLREKEVLEVTSLSHATIWRSMKVGRFPKPVLISPGRVGWRESVIIAWQQNPIGWKADEAA; this is translated from the coding sequence ATGACAACATTGAGCAAACTAGACCGTTTTTTAAGAGAAAAAGAGGTTCTCGAGGTGACATCTCTATCGCACGCAACGATTTGGCGGTCAATGAAAGTCGGGCGCTTTCCAAAGCCCGTATTGATTTCCCCCGGGCGGGTCGGCTGGCGCGAATCTGTGATCATAGCGTGGCAGCAGAATCCGATTGGATGGAAAGCCGATGAAGCCGCGTAA